One region of Nitrospirota bacterium genomic DNA includes:
- a CDS encoding DUF4935 domain-containing protein, whose protein sequence is MKKLLFIDSNIYLDFYRVKTEIGLSLISHIDSIRDNIIITSQVEMEFKKNRQPIILDTINYLKAPEQIARPGILSEDKSLKALQADIKSAQTRIKNLKLRLQRILQDPTKHDPVYKVAQRIFMKDDDLNLKRDKKERKLIRPKALRRFLAGYPPRKKNDTTIGDAFNWEWIIYIASQKKANVLIASRDTDYGVTFGDKTFINDWLLQEFRDRVSRKCKVELYSKLSDCLKTFKVKVTSEEIKEEDDLITKRNKQLKDLPDDWNEILALREAIRQLKEQLRGLKGPSNNPNDSDDA, encoded by the coding sequence ATGAAAAAACTATTATTTATTGATAGCAATATATATTTAGATTTTTATCGCGTAAAAACCGAAATCGGTCTTTCTTTGATAAGTCATATAGATTCGATTAGAGATAATATTATAATAACCTCGCAAGTTGAGATGGAGTTCAAGAAGAATCGTCAACCAATAATTTTAGATACGATTAACTATCTTAAAGCTCCAGAGCAGATAGCTCGACCAGGAATACTATCAGAAGACAAGTCATTAAAAGCACTTCAAGCAGATATTAAGAGTGCACAAACTAGAATAAAAAATCTTAAATTAAGATTGCAGAGAATACTGCAGGATCCTACTAAGCACGATCCTGTTTACAAGGTTGCTCAAAGAATATTTATGAAAGATGATGACCTAAACCTTAAACGAGATAAAAAAGAAAGAAAGTTGATTAGGCCAAAAGCGTTAAGGCGTTTTCTTGCTGGCTATCCACCACGCAAGAAAAATGATACAACCATTGGTGACGCTTTCAATTGGGAGTGGATTATTTATATCGCATCACAAAAGAAAGCCAATGTTTTAATAGCATCAAGAGATACAGATTATGGCGTAACTTTTGGCGATAAAACATTTATTAATGATTGGCTTCTTCAGGAATTCAGAGACAGAGTTAGCAGGAAATGCAAGGTTGAACTTTATAGCAAGCTCTCAGATTGTTTAAAAACATTTAAAGTTAAAGTTACTAGTGAAGAAATAAAAGAGGAAGATGATCTAATAACTAAGAGAAACAAACAATTAAAGGACCTTCCTGATGATTGGAATGAAATACTTGCCTTACGAGAAGCTATAAGACAACTTAAAGAACAATTAAGAGGACTCAAAGGACCAAGTAATAACCCAAATGATTCAGACGACGCCTAA
- a CDS encoding methyltransferase domain-containing protein has protein sequence MHDHPIAAGKSSFDLVDQKKVFAELDLKKDTAMLDVACGVGRYSIAASEIIGREGVIYAVDLWEDGINSLKQSIAEKGIKNIKPVLSDVSKHIPVADKSIDIVLMATVLHDLIEVNVHDGTLREAARVLKPGGRLVIIEFKKIEGPPGPPAAIRLSPEELEKVVSPYGFKQEKVVDAGPHNYLSVFS, from the coding sequence ATGCATGACCATCCTATTGCAGCAGGCAAGAGCAGTTTTGATCTTGTGGACCAGAAGAAGGTTTTTGCTGAACTTGATCTGAAGAAGGACACCGCGATGCTTGATGTCGCCTGCGGTGTCGGCAGGTATTCTATTGCGGCCTCTGAGATCATCGGCAGGGAAGGCGTGATATATGCCGTAGACCTTTGGGAAGATGGGATCAATTCATTGAAGCAGAGTATCGCGGAAAAAGGCATTAAGAATATCAAACCGGTCCTCAGCGATGTGAGCAAACATATTCCCGTTGCAGACAAGAGCATTGATATCGTATTGATGGCAACTGTGCTTCATGACCTGATCGAAGTAAATGTTCATGACGGGACATTGAGGGAAGCCGCAAGGGTATTGAAGCCGGGAGGAAGGCTTGTGATCATAGAATTCAAAAAGATCGAAGGTCCGCCCGGGCCGCCTGCCGCTATCAGGCTTTCGCCTGAAGAATTGGAGAAGGTCGTTTCACCCTACGGGTTTAAACAGGAAAAGGTTGTTGATGCCGGGCCGCATAATTATCTAAGCGTCTTCTCATGA
- a CDS encoding (2Fe-2S) ferredoxin domain-containing protein, whose product MAKVKETPFVCHIFVCTHDRGEGEKSCGGNDSKLVRKLLKEEAAVRGWKKQVRVSQSGCLGPCEEGPNVMIYPQKIWFSGVSANDVKQIISAVEEIIKK is encoded by the coding sequence ATGGCCAAGGTGAAGGAAACCCCGTTTGTCTGTCATATCTTTGTCTGCACACATGACCGCGGCGAAGGAGAAAAATCGTGCGGCGGGAATGACAGCAAGCTCGTCAGAAAACTTTTAAAGGAAGAGGCCGCCGTCAGGGGCTGGAAGAAACAGGTCAGGGTCTCGCAGAGCGGTTGTTTAGGGCCATGCGAAGAAGGCCCAAATGTAATGATATACCCTCAGAAGATCTGGTTCTCAGGGGTCTCGGCCAATGACGTTAAGCAGATCATCTCTGCGGTTGAAGAGATCATAAAGAAATAG
- the cobJ gene encoding precorrin-3B C(17)-methyltransferase: protein MSTGSKKRSQKSEVRSNPPIPPLNKGGQRGVIAILYITDNGHTLAQEIRKLYPDARVLKFKADAVSNIWEKNNALIFIMASGIVVRSIAPLIKDKKTDPAVVVLDEKGRYAVSLLSGHLGGANKLVKEIADFLKGAAVITTASDVQGKVSLDLWAKENDLYIEDFEKLKKLSSKIVNGRKIRVWSAHTIEMPDEFTTVDSAKDAELIISHKLARSNALFLRPKTLVAGIGCNRGTSAAEIESAIKKVLLKKKLSFHSIRNLATIDIKKNEKGLADFAGENKLDIQFFSKEDLNSAVSALDLAQSKTVEAATGALAVAEPAALLSSGADTLLVPKQKTGNVTVAVAEVPTPNPQPPTPKLFIVGTGPGNIEHITPRAQEAISQSDVIVGYGTYLDLVPELIKGKKVVSTGMTKEVDRCKKAVELALQGKTVAVISGGDPGIYAMAGLVFEILRTQNTEHRAQTEDSQLKIQGSISGSHSSLSVEVIPGISALNACAARLGAPLMHDFASISLSDRLTPWEVIEKRLEAAAAADFVIALYNPKSKGRQEHINRAQEIILKHRSPETPVGIVKGAMRENEEIVITDLQNMLGHDIDMQTTVIIGNSKTFVWNNRIITPRGYEKKFEI from the coding sequence ATGAGTACAGGAAGTAAGAAAAGAAGTCAGAAGTCAGAAGTCAGAAGTAACCCCCCCATCCCCCCCTTAAATAAGGGGGGGCAAAGGGGGGTTATTGCAATTCTATATATCACAGACAACGGCCATACGCTTGCTCAGGAGATCAGGAAACTTTATCCTGATGCGCGGGTTTTAAAATTTAAGGCAGATGCCGTATCCAATATCTGGGAGAAAAATAATGCGCTCATCTTCATTATGGCTTCGGGTATTGTCGTTAGGAGCATCGCCCCTTTGATAAAAGATAAAAAGACCGATCCCGCAGTTGTTGTCCTTGATGAAAAAGGCAGATATGCCGTCAGCCTCTTAAGCGGTCATCTCGGCGGGGCAAACAAGCTTGTAAAAGAGATCGCAGATTTTCTCAAGGGTGCGGCAGTCATAACGACCGCGTCTGATGTGCAGGGGAAGGTTTCACTTGACCTGTGGGCTAAAGAGAATGATCTTTACATAGAGGATTTCGAAAAACTAAAGAAGCTCAGTTCAAAGATCGTTAACGGCAGGAAGATCAGGGTCTGGTCAGCCCATACGATAGAGATGCCGGATGAATTCACTACTGTTGATTCAGCAAAGGATGCCGAATTGATCATTTCTCATAAGCTTGCGAGATCGAATGCGCTTTTCCTGCGGCCCAAGACGCTTGTCGCAGGCATCGGCTGCAATCGCGGGACTTCTGCGGCAGAGATTGAGAGTGCAATAAAGAAAGTTCTGCTGAAGAAAAAGCTGTCTTTCCATTCAATAAGAAATCTCGCCACGATTGACATTAAAAAAAATGAGAAGGGCTTAGCGGACTTCGCCGGTGAAAACAAGCTGGATATTCAATTCTTCTCAAAAGAAGACTTGAACAGTGCTGTATCAGCGCTTGATCTTGCACAATCAAAAACCGTTGAGGCTGCAACCGGCGCACTGGCTGTCGCAGAGCCTGCCGCGCTCCTTTCATCAGGAGCCGATACATTGCTTGTACCAAAACAGAAGACCGGTAATGTGACAGTTGCGGTAGCTGAAGTCCCAACCCCCAACCCCCAACCCCCAACCCCTAAGCTTTTCATCGTCGGAACCGGCCCTGGGAATATCGAGCACATTACCCCGCGCGCGCAGGAAGCGATAAGCCAATCGGACGTTATCGTCGGTTATGGAACATACCTTGACCTGGTCCCTGAGTTGATCAAAGGCAAAAAAGTCGTTTCTACCGGTATGACAAAGGAAGTGGACAGATGCAAAAAGGCTGTTGAATTGGCATTGCAGGGGAAAACCGTTGCCGTCATCAGCGGCGGCGACCCCGGCATTTACGCAATGGCCGGGCTGGTGTTTGAAATCCTCAGAACACAGAACACAGAGCACAGAGCACAGACAGAAGATTCACAATTAAAAATTCAAGGTTCAATATCCGGTAGCCACTCGTCACTATCTGTTGAAGTCATTCCCGGCATATCCGCGTTGAACGCCTGTGCCGCGCGGCTCGGCGCTCCTCTCATGCACGACTTCGCTTCAATAAGTCTTTCAGACAGATTGACCCCCTGGGAGGTTATTGAGAAGCGGCTTGAGGCGGCGGCAGCGGCTGATTTTGTTATCGCGCTTTATAATCCAAAGAGCAAAGGAAGGCAGGAACACATCAACAGGGCGCAGGAGATAATCCTGAAACACAGAAGTCCTGAAACCCCTGTTGGAATAGTTAAAGGCGCGATGAGAGAGAATGAGGAGATCGTAATCACGGACCTGCAAAATATGCTCGGCCACGACATTGATATGCAGACAACCGTGATAATCGGCAATTCAAAAACATTTGTCTGGAACAACCGGATTATTACGCCAAGAGGGTATGAGAAAAAATTCGAAATTTAA
- the cobM gene encoding precorrin-4 C(11)-methyltransferase produces the protein MQNKIYFIGAGPGDPELITVKGKKLIDAADVVIYAGSLVNRVLLDGIKAEIHDSSGMTLDNIIALIKKSFDNGKLVVRLHTGDPAFYSAISEQIEKLRALNIPYEVIPGVSSASAGAAALRQELTIPEISQTVIFTRIEGRTPVPEKERIGELAKHGASMVIFLSVGMIEKVRDELLQGYSEDTSVAIIEKASWPEQRVFRGTLRNIVDIVNEAGIKKTALIYVGDALRASEEQLKKESKLYHKDFKHEYRK, from the coding sequence ATGCAAAATAAAATTTATTTTATCGGAGCGGGCCCCGGTGACCCGGAGTTAATCACCGTCAAGGGGAAAAAGCTCATTGACGCTGCTGACGTGGTTATTTACGCCGGAAGTCTTGTCAATCGCGTATTGCTTGACGGGATCAAGGCGGAGATACATGATTCATCCGGCATGACGCTTGATAACATAATAGCTCTAATTAAAAAATCCTTCGATAACGGAAAACTCGTTGTCAGGCTCCACACAGGCGACCCCGCCTTCTACAGCGCGATATCAGAACAAATAGAAAAACTGCGTGCGTTGAATATCCCCTACGAAGTCATCCCCGGCGTTTCCTCCGCCTCGGCAGGCGCGGCAGCGCTAAGGCAGGAGCTGACCATTCCTGAGATAAGCCAGACAGTGATCTTCACGCGCATTGAGGGAAGGACCCCTGTGCCTGAGAAAGAAAGGATCGGGGAGCTTGCAAAACACGGCGCTTCAATGGTGATATTTTTAAGCGTCGGTATGATTGAAAAAGTGAGAGATGAATTACTTCAGGGTTATTCTGAAGACACGTCGGTTGCAATAATTGAAAAAGCATCCTGGCCTGAGCAGAGGGTTTTCCGGGGAACACTGAGAAATATTGTTGACATTGTTAACGAAGCAGGCATAAAAAAGACCGCATTAATTTACGTGGGTGACGCGCTCAGGGCGTCTGAGGAACAACTGAAAAAAGAATCGAAACTCTATCACAAGGATTTCAAGCATGAGTACAGGAAGTAA